TCGCGGTCCCGGCCGGAGCGGCGCCGCAGGTCGATGGCGCGGTAGATGGTGGCGTCCAGCTGGCGGCGCGCGCGCTTCATCCGCAGGGTGCCGGGCACCGGCAGCCGGTCCAGCAGCGGCGCGAACGGGTTGTGAAGGCGGTCGAAGAGGGCCAGCGAGTCCGTCAGCGAGCGGTTGATCTCCTCGGCCTCGGCACCCACGTCGGCGCCCATCAGCGTGTCGCCGGCGATTGCGAGCGCCATCCGCGTCATCTCGCGTCCCATGTCCAGCTCCATCCCCGGCCGCCACGACCGGGCCGTGCGCTCGGCGTGGCGCACCATGGCGGCGGCCATCGCGGCGATCTTGTCCTTGTGGAAAGCGGGCTGGGCCAGGCGCCGCTGGCGCAGGTGGAACTCGCCCTCGCTGGTCAGCAGGCCGTTGCCCAGCAGCACGCGCGCACGCTGCAGCGCCAGGCTCTTGATGAAGTTGCGGTGATGGGTGACCAGGACGTCGCGCACCAGGTCCGGGTGCGTCAGGAGGTACGCGCGGCGGTTGGCCAGGTGGAACATCACCACGTCGCCCCAGCGGGCGCTCATCCGCTGGAAGTCGCCCAGCGGGTCGCGCCGGAACGCCAGCAGGTGGCGCAGCGAGGGGCGCTTTTCCGGTCCCGGCGGATCGGGAAGGTGCGCGAGGCTCGCGGGGGCTGCGGGAAGCGACAGGCTCATCGGGATCTATCGGATCTCGTCCATATGCAGGAACGCGGAAGCGCCAGGAAATTCTCCCCGGCGCCTCCGCGTCTTTCGTACCCGCACGTCCCCAGGCCCGCCCGCGGCTACTGCACGCGGTCGAAGATCCGGCCCCAGCGCGCGGCGGTGATGGGGCGCGGGAAG
This sequence is a window from Longimicrobium sp.. Protein-coding genes within it:
- a CDS encoding cytochrome P450 — encoded protein: MSLSLPAAPASLAHLPDPPGPEKRPSLRHLLAFRRDPLGDFQRMSARWGDVVMFHLANRRAYLLTHPDLVRDVLVTHHRNFIKSLALQRARVLLGNGLLTSEGEFHLRQRRLAQPAFHKDKIAAMAAAMVRHAERTARSWRPGMELDMGREMTRMALAIAGDTLMGADVGAEAEEINRSLTDSLALFDRLHNPFAPLLDRLPVPGTLRMKRARRQLDATIYRAIDLRRRSGRDRDDLLGLLLSARDEEGDGGGMTDLQLRDEMLTLFLAGHETTANALAWTWHLLAQNPDAESRLHDELRTVLAGRAPGAGDYPALPYTRAVLAESMRLYPPAWTIGREPLEDFEAGGYRIRAGSIVLVSPWVVHRDARWWSEPLEFRPERWLGDAEASHPRYAYFPFGGGPRKCIGEGFAWMEGVLALATLARRWRLRPVPGAAPTPQPRITLRALGVQMRVEPV